The Alosa sapidissima isolate fAloSap1 chromosome 5, fAloSap1.pri, whole genome shotgun sequence genome has a window encoding:
- the LOC121709091 gene encoding TOG array regulator of axonemal microtubules protein 1-like, translated as MVAMFDDMLPLASLQPHLLTLPHDSTTRLGPPQPLHASAAPGQRKLLAPIPPASPHHQLQRIKLASLNDAKASDQTGCSVGSLSPRRTPPAPRTLPFLNSPIAPAIPAPPKTTSHRQFQSRLPRLKNTISLNGVTAVTEQKSVESLAGRQEETREHKEVKKRKVTEARHTSKTQPAKNLPELAKLRPLSCPEQALLQAFTVLSDDDWGKKIEALISIRSLAQHHANVLLPRLHDVCLAVNQEVKNLRSVVSHAAMVTLAHLFAHLGQDMDAEAEGAARTLLPKAGESSSFMKDMDLALGYMVYNTNPIRSMNALINGGLSHKHTAVRKSTARHLEKVTEVIGAARLLSGKNDLTARFIHTASCLALDNTLEVRNQARNILSVVASHPDLIKMVERFAPLSDQIRMKDFINKCQKRPSP; from the exons ACGATTCCACAACGCGTTTGGGCCCACCCCAGCCCTTGCATGCCAGTGCGGCACCTGGCCAACGGAAGCTGCTAGCCCCCATACCCCCTGcatccccccaccaccagcTGCAGCG GATCAAACTTGCCAGTCTCAATGATGCCAAGGCCTCGGACCAGACAGGCTGCTCTGTGGGCAGCCTCAGTCCTCGCAGGACCCCGCCGGCGCCCCGTACTCTGCCCTTCCTCAATTCGCCCATTGCCCCTGCTATCCCCGCCCCCCCAAAGACAACCAGCCACAGACAGTTCCAGAGTAGACTACCCCGTCTCAAGAACACCATATCACTCAATGGGGTCACTGCTGTGACAG AGCAAAAGTCTGTTGAGTCTCTGGCAGGGAGGCAGGAAGAAACGAGGGAGCAtaaggaggtgaagaagaggaAAGTGACTGAGGCGAGGCATACAAGCAAGACCCAGCCGGCCAAGAATCTGCCAGAGTTGGCCAAACTGCGCCCACTGTCCTGTCCCGAGCAGGCCCTCCTGCAGGCCTTTACAGTGCTCAGCGACGATGACTG GGGGAAGAAGATCGAGGCCCTGATCTCCATCAGGTCTCTGGCTCAGCACCACGCCAACGTGCTGCTGCCCAGGCTGCATGATGTTTGTCTGGCCGTCAATCAAGAG GTGAAGAACCTGCGCTCAGTGGTGTCCCATGCTGCCATGGTGACGCTGGCCCACCTGTTTGCTCACCTGGGGCAGGACATGGATGCGGAGGCCGAGGGCGCAGCCCGGACACTGCTGCCGAAGGCTGGAGAGTCCAGCAGCTTCATGAAGGACATGGATCTGGCCCTGGGGTACATGGTGTATAACACCAACCCCATCCGCAGCATGAACGCTCTCATCAACGGAGGGCTCAG TCACAAACATACAGCCGTGAGGAAGAGCACTGCACGGCACCTGGAGAAAGTGACGGAGGTCATAGGGGCAGCTCGTCTCCTGTCCGGCAAAAACGACCTGACTGCCCGCTTCATCCATACTGCCAGCTGCTTGGCCCTTGACAACACACTGGAAGTCAG GAATCAGGCCCGTAACATTCTGTCTGTAGTGGCCTCCCATCCCGACCTCATCAAGATGGTGGAAAGGTTCGCCCCTCTGAGTGATCAAATCCGCATGAAGGACTTTATTAACAAATGCCAGAAAAG ACCTTCGCCTTGA